CAATGAGACGACAGAGTTTTTCCCCCACCACAGACCCCATACTGCCTCCCATAAAGCGGAAGTCCATCACCCCTAGGGCCAAGGGTAAACCATCAATTAACCCCGTTCCCGTTTGTACCGCATCGATCAGACCTGTTTTTTCCTGAGTGTCCTTAATGCGATCGCTGTAGGATTTGCGATCATAGAATTTTAGGGGATCAGTGGGTTCTAAATGAGTATTCAGAGGTTTCCAAGTCTTATCATCAATTAATTGAGCAATTCGTTCATCGCTTTCTACCCGAAAATGATGGCCACATTCCGTACAAACCAATTGATTTATCTTGAGGTCTTTGGTATAAGTTAAAGCAGTACAGGCTTCGCACTTTGTCCATAGGCCATCGGCAATTTCCCGTTCTTGCTGTTGTTGTTGAATGGGGGGTTCTGACTTTTCTTGTTTAGCAAACCAATCAAATATAGACATAGATCGATAACAATATTAACGATAATTTTGAGGGAGGATTTTGTTAATCTTCTTCCGGCGCACTTAATAATAACAATGCTGTCCACTGATCAGGTGAACAAACTTGTAGGGCTGCCTGAGATCCTTGACCACAATAGATCCCAATGCCAATATCAATGACACGGCTAGGAATATCATAGGCGGCTAGGAGTTGCTGCATTAATTCAGCTTCCCAACGGGCCCTTGTAGTTTTTACGGTAATCCAAGCCACAGAATTCATTTTATCAGTCATGATGATGATTAACTTAAAAGTCAGAAGTTATTCATTCTTGATCGCCTCTATAAAGATAAGCGATTTGCTTAGATCATGGGGAAGAAAATTCTGATATAAGTGGATACAATGGTTTGCCCCCAAAATAGGGTTAAAATTGCTCCCAAGGCTAAGAATGGGCCAAACGGAAAGGGATCTCCGCGATCGAGTCTTCTCAATAACATTGCCCCACCCCCAAATAAGGCCCCGATACCACAGGCCAAAAAACTGGTGAGTAACAAATATTTCCAGCCTAACCAGGCCCCAAGCATGGCCGCTAATTTGGAGTCACCTCCCCCTAATGCTTGTTGTTTTAAAATAATCGTGCCACCAAATCCAATCAAATCAAATAGCCAAATTCCCAAAACTGCGCTACCAATACCCGTCATCAAGTAATCTGCTGTTTGATTCGTTTGCCAACCGATCACCCCTTGAAAGATTAACCCTAAAACTAACCCA
This genomic window from Crocosphaera sp. UHCC 0190 contains:
- a CDS encoding prepilin peptidase, producing the protein MDLLIASITLPFVFAFGACIGSFLNVVIYRLPAGLSLIHPPSRCPKCEHRLGKTENVPVLGWLWLRGRCRWCHAPISIRYPLIEATTALLFCLVFWQFQFTLVTLGYWVLVSWLVALSMIDFDTMTLPGSLTKSGLVLGLIFQGVIGWQTNQTADYLMTGIGSAVLGIWLFDLIGFGGTIILKQQALGGGDSKLAAMLGAWLGWKYLLLTSFLACGIGALFGGGAMLLRRLDRGDPFPFGPFLALGAILTLFWGQTIVSTYIRIFFPMI